From the Streptomonospora nanhaiensis genome, the window GGGAGCCGGCCGGGCCGGGGCCCGGGTCAGGCGGTGCCGGTGAGGGCGGCGCGCGCCTGGGCGTAGCGCTCGCGCACACCGGGCGCGGGGTCGGCCTCGTAGGTCTCGGCCGCGGCGGTCGAGCCCCACTCCGGCGGCTCGGCGGTGCCCGCCAGCGCCCAGGCGGCCTGGCGCGCGGCGCCGTCGGCCACGTACTCGCCGGGCTCGGGCACCACCACGGGCCGGCCGAGGATCTGGGGCGCGATGGCGCGCACCGCCGCCGAGCGCGCGGCGCCGCCGATGAGCAGCACCCGCCGCACGGGCACGTCCTGGGCGGTCAGCGCGTCCACGGCGTCGGCCAGGCCGCACAGCATGCCCTCCACGAACGCGCGGGCGATGGCGGGCGGGGTGAGGTTGGCCCGGGTGAGGCCGTCGAGGCGGCCGGTGGCGTCGGGCAGGTTGGGCGTGCGCTCGCCGTCGAGGTAGGGCAGCAGGGTGAGCCCGTGGGCGCCGGAGGGCGCCTCCAGCGCGAGCCGGCCGAACTCCGCCAGGTCCACCCCGAGCATCCGGGCGCCGGCGTCGAGGACCCGGGCCGCGTTGAGCGTGCACACCAGCGGCAGGAACCGGCCGGTGGCGTCGGCGAACCCGGTGACCAGGCCGGAGGGGTCGGCGGTGGGTTCCTCGGCCACGGCGAAGGCGGTGCCCGAGGTCCCCAACGACACCACGACGTCGCCGGGCCCGGCGCCCAGCCCCAGCGCGGCGGCCATGTTGTCGCCGGTGCCCACCGAGACGGTGCCGATCCCGGGCAGCCCGGCGGCGCGCACCGGCCCGGCGGTGTCGGCCGGGCCGGCCACGCGCGGGGTGGCCAGGTCGCGGCCGAAGGCCGCGCGCAGCAGGTCGGTGCGGTAGGCGCCCTCGGCGGGGGAGTAGTAGCCGGTGCCCGAGGCGTCGCCGCGGTCGGTCAGCGCCTCGCCGCCGCCCGTGCCGCCGGTCAGCCGCCAGGTGAGCCAGTCGTGCGGCAGCAGCACCCGCTCGGCCCGCGCGGCGTTGGCGGGCTCGTGCTCGGCCAGCCAGCGCAGCTTGGTGACGGTGAGGCTGGCCACCGGGACGCTGCCCACCGCCTGGGCCCACGCCCGGGGCCCGCCGAGTTCGGCGATGAGGTCGCGGGCGGCCCCGGCCGACCGGTTGTCGTTCCACAGCAGCGCGGGCCGCACGACCTCGCCGGCGGAGTCGAGCGCGACCATGCCGTGCTGCTGGGCGGCCACGCCGATGGCGGACACCCCCTCCAGCATGCCGTCGGCGCAGACGGCCAGGAGCGCCTCCCACCAGTGGCGGGGGTCGATCTCGGTGCCGTCGGGGTGGGGCGCCTGGGCGGCGCGCACCGGTTCGCCGGTGTCGGCGCGGCGCACCACGATCTTGGTGCCCTGGGTGGAGGAGTCCACTCCCGCGACCAGCATCGTCGGCCTCCAAGCGCTGTGGGGGTAGGGGAACGTGATCCACGACATGCTCGCGGGGATTAGTTTGGTTTCCGGACTAATCAAAAGTCAATCCCGCCGGAGGGGGTGGAAACGGGCGGGTCGGGGTGTCCGTCCGCCCAGCACCGCACAGCACGAAGCCGCCGCGGGGGCTCAGGGCCCTCGCGGCGGCTTCGAAAGGCGGCCGTGGCGCGGCGGCGGGCGCGGCCCGGCCGGCGGCGGCCGTCAGGCCATGTCGTCGAGGATGCGGCGGAGGAAGCGCGGGGTCTCCGAGGCCGGCGCGGCCTCAAGGCACAGCCGGTCCATGACCGCCATGTAGTGGTCG encodes:
- the xylB gene encoding xylulokinase → MLVAGVDSSTQGTKIVVRRADTGEPVRAAQAPHPDGTEIDPRHWWEALLAVCADGMLEGVSAIGVAAQQHGMVALDSAGEVVRPALLWNDNRSAGAARDLIAELGGPRAWAQAVGSVPVASLTVTKLRWLAEHEPANAARAERVLLPHDWLTWRLTGGTGGGEALTDRGDASGTGYYSPAEGAYRTDLLRAAFGRDLATPRVAGPADTAGPVRAAGLPGIGTVSVGTGDNMAAALGLGAGPGDVVVSLGTSGTAFAVAEEPTADPSGLVTGFADATGRFLPLVCTLNAARVLDAGARMLGVDLAEFGRLALEAPSGAHGLTLLPYLDGERTPNLPDATGRLDGLTRANLTPPAIARAFVEGMLCGLADAVDALTAQDVPVRRVLLIGGAARSAAVRAIAPQILGRPVVVPEPGEYVADGAARQAAWALAGTAEPPEWGSTAAAETYEADPAPGVRERYAQARAALTGTA